Proteins from one Desulfonema limicola genomic window:
- a CDS encoding queuosine precursor transporter — MNKNQVISVKANECLQEDKAFIILISIFIGSITISSILATKIISMAGFFVPAGVLAYSITFICTDVISEIWGKKRAGNTVIGGFIALLSVLILVQMSLAWPKAPFWNHEEAYRTILASTSRIIIASFAAYTISQFHDVWAFHFLKKLTSGHHLWLRNSLSTAVSQFLDSFIFITIAFYGVMPVWPLITGQWFIKVSIALLDTPFIYLIVWAIRRQKTSEKKENNYEQSCI; from the coding sequence ATGAATAAAAATCAGGTTATAAGTGTTAAGGCAAATGAGTGTTTACAAGAAGATAAGGCTTTTATTATTTTAATAAGCATTTTTATCGGAAGTATAACCATATCATCCATTTTAGCTACCAAGATTATCAGTATGGCAGGTTTTTTTGTTCCTGCCGGGGTACTGGCTTATTCAATTACTTTTATATGTACTGACGTAATAAGCGAAATATGGGGAAAAAAAAGAGCAGGCAACACTGTTATAGGCGGGTTTATAGCATTGCTTTCAGTTCTTATACTGGTACAAATGAGCCTGGCCTGGCCCAAAGCACCGTTTTGGAACCATGAAGAGGCTTACAGGACAATACTGGCAAGTACATCCAGGATTATCATAGCATCATTTGCTGCATACACTATAAGCCAGTTCCATGATGTGTGGGCATTTCATTTTTTAAAAAAATTAACCTCAGGACACCATCTCTGGCTGAGAAACTCTTTATCAACTGCTGTGTCCCAGTTTCTTGATTCATTTATTTTTATAACTATTGCTTTTTATGGAGTAATGCCTGTATGGCCCCTGATAACAGGCCAGTGGTTTATCAAGGTAAGCATAGCCCTTTTGGATACACCTTTCATATATCTTATAGTCTGGGCAATACGCAGACAAAAAACCTCTGAAAAAAAGGAGAATAATTATGAGCAAAGCTGCATTTGA
- a CDS encoding cold-shock protein, translated as MANGIVKWFNDKKGFGFIEQEDGPDVFVHHSAINSSGFRSLHEGDRVTFDVEKGNKGPAAANVTIL; from the coding sequence ATGGCAAATGGTATAGTTAAATGGTTTAATGATAAAAAAGGTTTTGGTTTTATTGAGCAGGAAGATGGACCTGATGTATTTGTTCATCATTCAGCAATCAATTCATCAGGTTTCAGATCTCTTCATGAAGGAGACAGGGTTACATTTGATGTAGAAAAGGGCAATAAAGGCCCTGCTGCTGCAAATGTTACTATTCTTTAA